From Alteromonas sp. BL110:
CGTGTGGGTTACCACGTATGAAAGGATGTGTTAGCGTGCTAAAAGCCATAGCTGCTGAAAGGGAGCTAATATCAAAGGTTCAGCTTCCATTGTCACCTCTTCACCTGAAAGCAGGTCTACGCTCGATGTGCAGTTGACTGTCGCCAAGAGGGAACGCTGAAGCTCTTGCTCGTGTTCACTAAAATTACATATGACGAGTAGCTTTTCACCTTTGACATTTTCTCGCAAAAACATAAAACAATGTTGATTGGCAGCATCTAATATATGGGTTGGAGCTTGGCCAAAAACTGAATACTTTTTTCTAATTTCGATCATTTTTTGCAAGCCTTCGAATACGCGAAGGCTGGCGACTTCGGCTGGGCTAGACGGTGGTGTTTGGCCTAGTGCCAGAGCGGTATCTTCGTCATTAACTGCAATGCGATTAACCCATCTATCGTCATGCTTTTTGCTTTCGTCAAATCGGTAGCTGTAGTCATTGAGTTTCCCAATTTCATCGCTGGAGTAAAGTAATGGGATACCACCAATGCTGAACGTTATCCCATAAAGCAACAGCATACGCTTTACCGCATCTTCAATGGCTTTGGTGTCATTAATTTGAAGAGCGCCTTCTAGCCCACATAAAGATGCTAATGAACCGCATACACGGCAATCGCCGTTACTTGGGTTTTCTGCAAACGGCACACCGTTGGCAAAGCTTCCTTCAAAGCGGCCAGTGTAGAACTGATTCAGGAAATAGCGATGATCGAATGGATTTATACCTAATTCATTAGCGACAGCATCGTCAAAGGTCCAGCCAATGTCGTCGTGACAACGCACGTAGTTCACCCATGTACACTCGTCTGAAATAGCAAAGCTCTTTTTCATCGAGCGTGTGAGTAGGCGTGTCTTGCGTGTTGCCAGAGAGTTCCAAAGTAGCGCCATTAACAAGGGGTTATAAGAAAGCTGGCATTCATCTTTATCGACATACTTAAGCACTTCATCGGGGTGAACGATAGCTTCTGACTTAAATACCACTGCTGGCGCAACAATTTGTAAACAACAATTAAACGCTTGAATGAGTATGTGTGCTTTCTCTTGATTCTCGCAGTCAGTCCCCACTTCTTTCCAAATAAACGCTAGTGCGTCTAAACGTAACGCTGCACTACCAATGTTAGCTAGAAATAGCATTTCAGAGGTTATGGCGTTGAATACTTCAGGGTTGCTGTAGTTTAAATCCCATTGAAAACTGTTGAAGGTCGTCCAAATCCACTTTTCAATCTGTTCATTGTAGGTAAAGCTTCCCCTTCTTACTTGAGGAAAAATTTCTCTCAGCGTTTGTTCATATTGGTCGGGAATAGTCCTGTCATCAAACAAGTAGTAATAGTTTTGATATCGCTTGTCGCCTTTAAGTGCAGCTTTTGCCCACGCATGTTCGTCAGACGTGTGATTAAAAACAAAGTCCAGCACAAGGTTAATTCCTTCCTTTCGCAGGGCCAACGAAAGCTTTTCCAAATCTTTCACAGTACCTAAAGAGGGATTTACTTTGCGATAGTCCGATACGGCATAACCGCCATCACTATCTCCTTTTGGCGTGTCGTATAGCGGCATTAAATGCACATAGGTTACACCTAGCGCTTTAAAATAAGGAATTTTATCGTGTAAGTCACTTAGCGTTGGCCCCATTAAATCTACATAACAGGCCATGCCTACTTGTTGTTGATCGCGATACCACAAGGGAGACTGTAGCCTTTCATAATCAAGCTTTTTAAGCGCAGGCTTTCGACTTTTTAATCCATCTCTTAATATTTCGATGAGTTTTTGTAAATGGAAATAGCAGTCGTACTGATGCCCATAGACGCAGGTATAGTGTTTAAAGAGGCGAGGGAAATGTGCCTTTAATCGCTGGGTAAACGTTGTTGCATCTTTCTTTGTAAGGCCTGATAAATCGGTGGATGCCAAGATGCGCTCTAAACATATACTACTATCGGCAGCATAGCTCATAGAAAACTCCATAGTATAAAGCGGTTGGGGGCCAGCGAACCTATCCTAATTGACAGGTTTACAGGCTATTTAAATTCTGTTAACTTTCATCTTAAACGATTAAGTTAATTTTTCCAAATAAGATGTTAAATTCGTTATCAAGTTTATTACATCGCTGTTTTTAATTACAAAAAATGTGAAATAAGCGAGTGCTTCAGACACCTTTTGTCTGTCAAAGCTGACATGTTTTTTTAAGTGCATACGGATATAGATTTTCGTCATGCCGCTGTTGTGAGACCGACTATGCCTAACCAAGAACGTAGTAGTAGAATTATCCGGTGGTTAACCTACCTTATGTTTATGATGTTTGCGATGACATCAGATTCAGTAGGCGAGATAATCAAAGAAGTGAAAGTGGCGTTTTCCGTTACTAATGCGCAAGCGAGTTTAATGCATTCTTTGCCCATGCTGGGTATCGCACTATCTGGCTTATTTTTGGGGTTTCTAGCCGACAAGTTAGGTCGTAAGCCAACCATCATCATTGGTTTAGCATTATTTGGGGTAGCTTGTTACAGCTTCCTTATAGCCAATGACTTTATGTTGATCGTTAGTTTGATGAGCTTGTCAGGGGTAGCCGTTGGTATTTTCAAAACGGGCGCGCTTGCACTTATCGGTGATATTTCAACGTCCACAAAACAACACACCGCAACGATGAACGGTGCAGAGGCGTTTTTTGGGGTAGGTGCAATAATCGGTCCTTTGATTGTGGCGTATCTGATTCACCAAGGGGTAGCGTGGCAGTGGCTTTACGTCATTGCGGGTGGTGTATGTACCCTTCTTATTATTGGCGCGCTGTTCGTTAAGTATCCAACGTATTCCCGCGACACCTCTTCAGGTGAAAATAAAGTTTCTATTGCGCAAAGTTTAAGGTTGGTCAAAAACCCGTATGCCTTAGGTTTCTCTATAGGGGCTTTTTTGTATGTTGCTGCAGAAAGCGCCATTTATGTTTGGATGCCGAGTTACTTAGTGTGCGATGCCACTACGCTTAAAGCGACCTATGACTGTTACAGCGAGGGTTTCTCTCAGACTCTAGCTATTTATTCGGTAACCGCATTCTTTATTCTTCGTGCTGCCGGGCGCTTTGTTGGAATTTGGATGATGTCTCGCTTTAACTGGGCGTTGGTGCTTACGGTGTTCACTGGCGCTATTGTATTGTGCTTTGGCTTAGGGCTATGGGGTGGAAAGCAGCTCGCGCTTTACTTGTTCCCACTAACAGGTATTTTTATGTCGGTTATTTACCCTACGTTTAACTCGAAGGGGATAAGCTGTTTCCCTAAACATCAGCACGGCAGCGTGGCAGGAGTTATTTTATTCTTTACCGCTGCTGGCGCAGCAGCTGGCCCCTTTATAATGGGTCTAGTGAGTGATGCCAACGGAGGCGATGCAAAATACGGCTTTATGGTAGCTACTGGGTTTGCCGCTCTACTATTCATCGGTTTAGTATACAACGTCATCAAAAACCCGACGAAAAACCGTTTAGCTGAAATTGAAGCGAGTGAGTACGCTAACTAAGCCGCGAGGCTAACCGCTCGCTGTATCAATCAATCTAAAGGTGCTGGACTCATGTTCGGCACTGGTTTTTCATACTCTAGTTGTTTAAGCTTCACCTCATTCCCCCATTTATCACTCTGTATTAACGTCGCATGGATGAATTAAAACAAGCCCAAGCACTTTACGACACGTTCGTTGAGTTTGCCGTGACCTACAGCTTTCAAATCGTAGGTGCCCTAATCATTTTCCTATTTGGTTGGTGGGCGGCCAATAAGATAGGCCATGTGGTTGAAAACCTCATGGTAAACAAAAAAATTGACGTCACGCTAAGCCGATTTACCGGTGGAATATGTAAATTGGTGGCGCTTGGAATAGTTATCATCATCGCGCTTGGCAACGTGGGGATCAGCGTTACGCCGTTAATAGCGGCACTTGGTGCAGTGGGCTTAGGAGCCGGTCTTGCTATTCAAGGTATGCTGGCAAATTATGCCGCAGGTTTTACTATAATTATTACCCGTCCGTTTGTAGTAGGGGATACTATTCGCGTTAGAGACGTTGCCGGTGTTGTTGATCAGGTCATGCTGCCTTATACCATTCTTATTGATGAAGATAATGTGCATATACAAATTCCCAATAAGTTAATTGTAGGGGAAATCTTGCACAATTCTGCCGAAAACATGCTTATCGAACTCGAGATTGGGGTAGCTTACTCTAGTAATGTAGACAATGTCATTGAAGTGATTCGACATGCAGTTGCTTCTGTTGAAGGTGTTAGCACAGAAAAAACACCTGCCATCGGTGTTGATAGTTTTGGTGACAGCAGTATTAATTTTGGAGTTCGGATTTGGGCACCTGCAACAAGGCATTTCGAAGTGCGATATGCGCTTAACCAAGCCGTTTTTAATGCGCTTCAACAGCACAATATTGATATTCCATTCCCGCAGCGGGAAGTCAGAATGCTTGACTAGGGCCTGGCCCATTTTACAAGCTTATTGTTAGAAAAGTGCCGAATAGCCATTCAGCCATTCGGCATTTTTTATAGTTCGTAAAGTTCTAGGGGTAAACCATCAGGGTCTTGAAAAAACGTAAAGCGCTTGCCCGTATATTCGTCAGTTCTTACGGGCTCACATTCCACACGTTTGTTGGTTAAGTGATCAATCATTTCATCGAGATTGGCTACTTTAAACGCCAAGTGTCTAAGCCCTTGTGCTTCCGGACGTGACGGTCTTTGCGGCGCCCCTGGGAATGAAAATAACTCAATTTGACTTCCATCAGGTAAACCAAGGTCGCATTTATATGAATCCCTAGCTTCCCGATAATTTTCGTCAATGATGGAAAAACCTAACACATCCGTATAAAACGCTTTTGAACGTGGGTAGTCACTACAAATAATAGCGACATGGTGAAAGCCCTTTAGCATACTATTTCCTTTTCTATGCTTACGGCATCTCTTGACCGCGAGCGACTTCAAATAACTTATACCAGTGTTCGCGAGACAAATGAACGTCCATCGCTTTTTGGCTTGATTTGATTCGTTCTATATTGGTGCTGCCTAAAACCGGGGCAATGTTGGCAGGGTGCCGCATTAGCCATGCTAGAACAATCGCTTCAGGCGTCGTTTGGTATTCGCTCGCAAGCTGCGCTACTAAATCTGCGGTAGCGGCGTCTGCACTCGTCTCGGTTTTTGCCCCTGTATATTTTCCTTGAGCTAAGCTTCCCCACGCCTGAAGCTGAACGTTATTCATCATACAGTATTCAAGCGTTCCGGGCGCATAACCCATATTGCGATTCGCCGCACTGTTACTAGTTATGCCGTCTTCTAGCCAATCTCTAAAACCAAGGCTCATTTCAAGTTGGTTAGCAACAATAGGGGTTGAGAGAGCTGATTGAAGGTAGTTTATTTGATGCCCGTGCATGTTAGACACACCCACGTGTTTAATCTTACCCTGTTGCTGTAGCAGCAATAAGGTGCCAGCTACTTCTTCTAGCTCCATAAGTGGGTCGGGGCGGTGCAAAAGCAGTATATCAAGTTGCTCGATACCTAAACGAGAGAGAATGCCTTCGACGGAAGTATGTAAATGATTTGCCGAGAAATCATAACGCTTTGGTCCTAACTCATCTTCAAAACGTATTGCACATTTAGATTGAATAAGCATTTTGTCTTTAAGTTTTGGCGCTTGCTTGAGGGCTTCACCAAAGGCAGTTTCTGCTTTACCAAATGTGTAAATATCAGCATGGTCAAAAACGTTAATGTTTAATTCTAATACAGCGTCAATTATTGATCTCGCTTGGGTAACATCGGCTTTTGTGACGGGGGCGTTATTCCAACCTCCACCTAAGCCCATGCATCCATAAATTAGGCGGCTGGCATGTGGAAAGTGTGCATTCATGTAGCTTTCTCCCTGTAGAAAGTGTGAGTGAACAAAAATACTTATGCACTCGATAAAGCTCTGGAGCTCATTCTTTTTATCAACAAAGCGGTACTCTAGTACGACTTTGTTAATAATAACAGCTTGATTAGGCGAGTATATTTCAACTAACGACAGTTAGCGCTTCAGGTTATTTTTGGCGTGGAAATGGTCAATAGCAAGAAGTAGCAATGAACACCACAATAGTTGGAGTAGGCGTTTTAGTGAAGTGATGAGTATTCATTACTACAAAATTATCACAGGAAAAGAGTTTTATGTTGAAAAAATGGTTTTTAGCGGCAATGGCAAGTTCGCTACTT
This genomic window contains:
- a CDS encoding alpha-amylase family protein; the encoded protein is MSYAADSSICLERILASTDLSGLTKKDATTFTQRLKAHFPRLFKHYTCVYGHQYDCYFHLQKLIEILRDGLKSRKPALKKLDYERLQSPLWYRDQQQVGMACYVDLMGPTLSDLHDKIPYFKALGVTYVHLMPLYDTPKGDSDGGYAVSDYRKVNPSLGTVKDLEKLSLALRKEGINLVLDFVFNHTSDEHAWAKAALKGDKRYQNYYYLFDDRTIPDQYEQTLREIFPQVRRGSFTYNEQIEKWIWTTFNSFQWDLNYSNPEVFNAITSEMLFLANIGSAALRLDALAFIWKEVGTDCENQEKAHILIQAFNCCLQIVAPAVVFKSEAIVHPDEVLKYVDKDECQLSYNPLLMALLWNSLATRKTRLLTRSMKKSFAISDECTWVNYVRCHDDIGWTFDDAVANELGINPFDHRYFLNQFYTGRFEGSFANGVPFAENPSNGDCRVCGSLASLCGLEGALQINDTKAIEDAVKRMLLLYGITFSIGGIPLLYSSDEIGKLNDYSYRFDESKKHDDRWVNRIAVNDEDTALALGQTPPSSPAEVASLRVFEGLQKMIEIRKKYSVFGQAPTHILDAANQHCFMFLRENVKGEKLLVICNFSEHEQELQRSLLATVNCTSSVDLLSGEEVTMEAEPLILAPFQQLWLLAR
- a CDS encoding MFS transporter, whose product is MFMMFAMTSDSVGEIIKEVKVAFSVTNAQASLMHSLPMLGIALSGLFLGFLADKLGRKPTIIIGLALFGVACYSFLIANDFMLIVSLMSLSGVAVGIFKTGALALIGDISTSTKQHTATMNGAEAFFGVGAIIGPLIVAYLIHQGVAWQWLYVIAGGVCTLLIIGALFVKYPTYSRDTSSGENKVSIAQSLRLVKNPYALGFSIGAFLYVAAESAIYVWMPSYLVCDATTLKATYDCYSEGFSQTLAIYSVTAFFILRAAGRFVGIWMMSRFNWALVLTVFTGAIVLCFGLGLWGGKQLALYLFPLTGIFMSVIYPTFNSKGISCFPKHQHGSVAGVILFFTAAGAAAGPFIMGLVSDANGGDAKYGFMVATGFAALLFIGLVYNVIKNPTKNRLAEIEASEYAN
- a CDS encoding mechanosensitive ion channel family protein, with protein sequence MDELKQAQALYDTFVEFAVTYSFQIVGALIIFLFGWWAANKIGHVVENLMVNKKIDVTLSRFTGGICKLVALGIVIIIALGNVGISVTPLIAALGAVGLGAGLAIQGMLANYAAGFTIIITRPFVVGDTIRVRDVAGVVDQVMLPYTILIDEDNVHIQIPNKLIVGEILHNSAENMLIELEIGVAYSSNVDNVIEVIRHAVASVEGVSTEKTPAIGVDSFGDSSINFGVRIWAPATRHFEVRYALNQAVFNALQQHNIDIPFPQREVRMLD
- the gloA2 gene encoding SMU1112c/YaeR family gloxylase I-like metalloprotein; amino-acid sequence: MLKGFHHVAIICSDYPRSKAFYTDVLGFSIIDENYREARDSYKCDLGLPDGSQIELFSFPGAPQRPSRPEAQGLRHLAFKVANLDEMIDHLTNKRVECEPVRTDEYTGKRFTFFQDPDGLPLELYEL
- a CDS encoding aldo/keto reductase, whose product is MNAHFPHASRLIYGCMGLGGGWNNAPVTKADVTQARSIIDAVLELNINVFDHADIYTFGKAETAFGEALKQAPKLKDKMLIQSKCAIRFEDELGPKRYDFSANHLHTSVEGILSRLGIEQLDILLLHRPDPLMELEEVAGTLLLLQQQGKIKHVGVSNMHGHQINYLQSALSTPIVANQLEMSLGFRDWLEDGITSNSAANRNMGYAPGTLEYCMMNNVQLQAWGSLAQGKYTGAKTETSADAATADLVAQLASEYQTTPEAIVLAWLMRHPANIAPVLGSTNIERIKSSQKAMDVHLSREHWYKLFEVARGQEMP